Within the Pseudomonadota bacterium genome, the region GCACATGCCTGCTTGCTTGATCTTTTTACAAGCACCTTTATAAGTTTACGCTTATACCAAGGGGATACGTTAAAATGAGGCATGGGACGAACCTTTTCATAAGCAGCATCGGCGGCTTTTTCTATAAGATCGTCTGTGATGCTGTTACCTTGAAGAACATTTTCAGCATCCTTAAGCCTTAACGGACCTGATCCTACAGCAGTTACTGCAATTCTTGCACTTTTGCATTTACCACCCGATACATTGATGCATGCAGCCGCTCCTGCAACAGGATAATCTATAGCTTCACGTTGTGCCATCTTCAGATATGCGCTCCCCGTACCTTTGGGAGGTGTGGGTATAACGATATCTTTTACAAAATCCGTCTGCTTAAGAATATTTACTTTTTTACTTTTGCCGGTATAAAAATCCTCAATATCAATAACCTTCTCTTTGCCGGTACTGCCTACTATCGTTACTTTTGCATCAAGAGCAATTAAGGCTGGAGGAGTATCCGCCTGGAAAAGGGCAAGGCATTCCTTTGAGCCTTTTGCAACAAAGCACCTGTCTCCTCCGAGCTTGAAGCATAAATGAGGCCTTCCTTTACGCCATTCGTGAGTCTGGTTATAGTACATGCACATGGACTCAATGCTTATATTGCCTCCTATTGTGCCCATGTTTCTTATCTGTGTGCTTGCCACTCTTCCGGCAGCCTGGGCAAGAGCTGTAAATTTCTCTAATATAGGTTTGGATTTTGAAATTGCGTCAAGTGTGGTAAGTGATCCTAAGGTAAGCCCTTTTTTCTCACCAAACTCAATAGCTTTTAGCTCATTTATATTTATTGTATTTATTACATATTTGGGTGTTACGATTCTTTGTTTCATTTTCGGCAGAATATCCGTTCCACCGGCAACTATAATCGCATCCTTGTTATTTTTAAGAAGCTTGGTTATCTCTTTTACATTCTTTGGTTCCATATATTCAAATCTCGGCAGCCTCATTATTTTCCTCCTTTCTTTTCTTCAAGAGCCTTCAAAATTTTTTCCGGTGTTACGGGAATATCTCTTACTTTTATTCCCGTAGCATAATAAATTGCATTTGTAACAGCAGGAACACAGGCGACAATTGCTCCTTCTCCTGCTTCCTTGGCTCCGAAAGGCCCTTCCGTATCAACGGTTTCCACAATTATTGATTTAACATCGGGCATATCTTTGGCTGTAGCCATTTTGTAATCAACAAAAGAGTTTGTCATAGACCAGCCTTTTTCCATCCTGTAATCTTCAAACATTGCCTGGCCTAATCCCATTTGAACGGAACCTTCGATTTGTCCTTCAACCGCCATCGGGTTTAATGCGATGCCGCAGTCATGACTTGCCGCTATCTTTTTAATTTTAACCTGGCCGGTTTCTTTATCCACTTCCACTTCAGCAGCGTGTGTTCCAAAACTAAATGTCGGAGATATATTTACTGCACCCAGGTCAAGCCTCATTTCTCCGCCAACATCCTTGGGAGGAACATAGTCGCCTGTGCTGATCAGATTTTCTTTGTGTTCTTTAAAATAAGCCGTAATTGTTTCAGAGATGGAAACACCTTTTTCAGGAGAGCCTTTAACATAAATTTTTTCATCTTTTGCCTCAAGATCGGCTTTATTTGCTTCCAATAATTTTGAAGCTGTTTCAAAGAGTTTTATTTTCATATTATGAGCAGCCATTTTGGAGGCGTTTCCTGCAAAAACCGTTACCCTGCTCGAATAACTTCCGAGATCAACAGGGGTTAGGGTAGTATCGGCAGCAACAATTCTGATCTTGTCCAGACCCACTCCAAGTTCTTCTGCTGCAATCTGTGCAATCACGGTATCCGAACCCTGGCCTATGTCGGATGCCCCTGTGAACAGGATAAAAGTACCATCGCCATCCGCCTGTATCCTTACACCCGAAAAAGAAGGCGGGTTGTCATAGAAAAAGGAGAAAGCCGCGCCTGAAGCAAAGAACATAGAGGCCAGACCCACACCTTTTCCATCCGGCATTTTTTTCCACTTATCTTTCCATCCGATTTCTTTTGCAGTTACATCCAAAGCTTCATTATGACCGCAACTTCTTATTTTAAATTTGCTTATAGTTGTCTGTCCCGCCTTTACAGCATTTTTCTTTCTTATTTCGATAGGATCCATGCCCAGACCTTCGGCTACCATATCCATCATGGATTCAACTACAAATCGCGGTTGAATGCCTCCATGCCCTCTCATGCCGCCTGCAACTTGTCTGTTGGTATAGACTCTTGTTCCTTCATATCTGAAACTGCCCATATTATAAGGCCCGTTCTGAAGGGTTCCCATGATAAATATGCTTATTGCTGAGTGGCTGTTATATGCTCCTCCGTTTATAAAGAATTTGGAATCCACAGCCATTATGGTTCCGTCTTTTTTAACTCCTATCTTATGATTTGCAGAAACTGCATGGCGATGTCCCGTGGCGCAGAATTCTTCTTCTCTTGTAGAGATAGTTTTTACAGGTCTTCCCGACTTTCTTGAAAGTATGGCTGAAGCTGCAAAAAGAGTCTGCGTTTCCGTCTTTCCTCCAAATCCGCCGCCTACCGGAGGTTTTATTACTCTTACTTTACTTTCGGGCATTCCGAGAGTTTCGGCAATATTCGTCCTGTCATAAAACGGGGTCTGGGTACTCAGCCACAGAGTAACATCTCCCGACGGAGAAAAGTCGGCAACCGCCGAATGCGGCTCAATATATGCGGGAAGGATAGCTCCGGTAGTAAACTTATCTTCAAACACAAAATCAGACTTCGCAAATCCTTCTTCAACATTGCCGAGATGAAAGGATACTACAATAGAGATATTGTTTTCAGCATGATCGTGAATTCTGACAGCTCCGGGTGCCATGGCATCTTCACATGTAAAATAAGCGGGAAGTTCTTCATAATCGACCTTGATCAAATCAAGGGCTTCCATTGCAATATCCTCATCAATAGCAGCAACGGCTGCTATCTCATCACCGATAAAACGCACTTTTTCCTTGGCAAATGAATGTTTGTCCCTTAAAAATGCAGGAGCGGGACTTGCTCTTACAAATCCATGACCAACATTGGTTATATCCTTTCCGGTAGCAATGGCCATGACTCCCGAAAGTCTTTTTGCTTTGGATGTGTCTATATTTAAAATTTTGGCATGGGACATGGTGCTTCTCAACACTTTTCCGTACAGCATACCGGGAAGGCTGAGATCACCTGTATATTTGCAGTCTCCCGTAACTTTTGAAATCGCATCAATTCTGGGAAGACGTTTTCCTACTACTGAGTAATTTTCCATCTTAACCTCCTTTATTTTGCAGTTACCGCAATAGCCTCTAATATTTTAGTGTATCCGGTACAGCGGCACAGATTCCCTGAAATGCCGTCTTTAATTTCATCCATAGTCGGTTTTGGATTTTCATCAAGCAATGCCTTGGCGGACATAAGCATTCCCGGAGTGCAAAAACCGCATTGAAGCGCTCCGTGATCCACAAAATTCTGCTGCAATGGAGTAAGTTTTCCTTCCTTTGACATCCCTTCAACGGTAGTAATCTCTTTACCATGAGCACCTATGGCAAGGGTAAGACAGGCAAGAACAGCTTTTCCGTCTATGATTACCGTACAGGCCCCGCAGGCCCCGTGATCACAACCCTCTTTTGATCCGGTAAACCCAATACTGTCTCTTAATACTTCAAGTAAGGTTCTGTGTGGATCTACAGCTACCTCATAAGATCCCCCATTTACTTTTAGTTCTATCACTTGTTTCATGATAATATCCTTTCTATTCTATCTATTAAGAATTATTAATCTTTAATTTAACCATCAGCATAAATCTTCAGATACTCATTGTGCCACCTCCTTTCATTACTGATCACTCTGCTGGACTCATGTCACACATGAAACGACAGTGAAGTCTAAGCGCTATACTTTAAACAGAACACTTTATATGACAAAGTCGTAACAAGTCCCCGAACCGTCATACCGGCGAAAGCCGGTATCCAGAACATATTGAATTATACTGGATGCCGGATCGGGTCCGGCATGACGAAACGGGCATTTTCCGACTTTTTACGGGATCATCTTTTATGATTTAAGTAGGTTCTGGATAAAAGATAGCTTTGAAGAACGTTCGATTTCGATTGGATTCAAGGAAGTCAATTAATCTACCGCAGAAACACCTTGAGAATTTGGAGATAGCTCTATAATACACTTCGTGTATTAACATAGATAACAAAGACATACTTTAATGGTATGAAGTGTAACATAAGAGCTAAACCAGTTGCGCTAATCGAGCAAAAGGGAACGTTATTCAAATGCCTCGTAAAGTATTATGATGCGCAGAAGTAAAGAAGAAAGGAAACCATCAAAGGAAAAAACATTAGTCAATTAAAAAATATAGACATGATCTTTCGTTCTTACCTTGCGCCTACCAACACGGGTAGTTTTTTTATAGTTACTCAGGTAAAACCAAAAAATCGAAACATGATATTATCTCCGTTTAAATAAATACCGAAAAGCATCCATCAGATAAGTGTAAGTTATTTCATATTGTGTCTTCGTTTTATTTTAAATTTATTATAATGCAAACATCAGGCCAAATGAATTAATAATATAATATCAGCATATTATTAAAATGCATATAAAATTACTCAATATATTGTATTTTTAATCTCAATATATTGAGTATGCGGTGATAGTGTTCAATATATTGATGTATTTAGTTCTGATTGAGGGATTATTTTCAAAGGGTGTGCACAATTATTTCGGATATGCTTGCCTTAGAACAGTATATGTTTATAAAATCATCCCTATCCAAAGACATCTTAGCAGTAACTGCTAAGTCTTGATCAGAATGGATTTATCTCTTCTTCACTATTGCTTCAGCCACAAGGGATGCTACTGTGTCAACCTTTACTCCCAGCCCATAATATTTTACTATTCTTGTTGGTAGGGGCAGAGGTTCCAATGGTAAGGCAGTTTTGAAAAATATTAATGCTGTTTTTTTATTGAATAACTTCCTGAAACAAAGCATCCAGCAATTTTTGTCAGGGCCGACTTTAAAATGTAATTCAATCCCCGGAGTTAAACTGTAATTTTCTTCGATTTCTTTTTCTTCCAAAACAATATATTTATAAAACCTTTTCTTTATTTTTCTTCCGGTTATTTTCTTCAATTTTATCTTCACAAAACATGCCCATTCATAAATAGTTGAGCCTGTTTGGGAGGTGCTATTTGAATGGGAATGGTAAAAAAGATAAGATGCCGTAACTGCAAGCGTTTATTTGTGCCTGATTGCAGGAATCGCAACCGGCAAAGGTATTGTAAAAACCCTGAGTGTCGTAAGAAAGCCAAGGCGGCAGGTCAACAAAAATGGCTTCAGAAACCTGAGAACAAAAACTACTTTAAAGGTCCTTTAAATACCCTGCGGGTACAGGAATGGAGAAAGCAGCATCCGG harbors:
- a CDS encoding (2Fe-2S)-binding protein, with the translated sequence MKQVIELKVNGGSYEVAVDPHRTLLEVLRDSIGFTGSKEGCDHGACGACTVIIDGKAVLACLTLAIGAHGKEITTVEGMSKEGKLTPLQQNFVDHGALQCGFCTPGMLMSAKALLDENPKPTMDEIKDGISGNLCRCTGYTKILEAIAVTAK
- a CDS encoding xanthine dehydrogenase family protein molybdopterin-binding subunit, whose protein sequence is MENYSVVGKRLPRIDAISKVTGDCKYTGDLSLPGMLYGKVLRSTMSHAKILNIDTSKAKRLSGVMAIATGKDITNVGHGFVRASPAPAFLRDKHSFAKEKVRFIGDEIAAVAAIDEDIAMEALDLIKVDYEELPAYFTCEDAMAPGAVRIHDHAENNISIVVSFHLGNVEEGFAKSDFVFEDKFTTGAILPAYIEPHSAVADFSPSGDVTLWLSTQTPFYDRTNIAETLGMPESKVRVIKPPVGGGFGGKTETQTLFAASAILSRKSGRPVKTISTREEEFCATGHRHAVSANHKIGVKKDGTIMAVDSKFFINGGAYNSHSAISIFIMGTLQNGPYNMGSFRYEGTRVYTNRQVAGGMRGHGGIQPRFVVESMMDMVAEGLGMDPIEIRKKNAVKAGQTTISKFKIRSCGHNEALDVTAKEIGWKDKWKKMPDGKGVGLASMFFASGAAFSFFYDNPPSFSGVRIQADGDGTFILFTGASDIGQGSDTVIAQIAAEELGVGLDKIRIVAADTTLTPVDLGSYSSRVTVFAGNASKMAAHNMKIKLFETASKLLEANKADLEAKDEKIYVKGSPEKGVSISETITAYFKEHKENLISTGDYVPPKDVGGEMRLDLGAVNISPTFSFGTHAAEVEVDKETGQVKIKKIAASHDCGIALNPMAVEGQIEGSVQMGLGQAMFEDYRMEKGWSMTNSFVDYKMATAKDMPDVKSIIVETVDTEGPFGAKEAGEGAIVACVPAVTNAIYYATGIKVRDIPVTPEKILKALEEKKGGK
- a CDS encoding xanthine dehydrogenase family protein subunit M; the encoded protein is MRLPRFEYMEPKNVKEITKLLKNNKDAIIVAGGTDILPKMKQRIVTPKYVINTININELKAIEFGEKKGLTLGSLTTLDAISKSKPILEKFTALAQAAGRVASTQIRNMGTIGGNISIESMCMYYNQTHEWRKGRPHLCFKLGGDRCFVAKGSKECLALFQADTPPALIALDAKVTIVGSTGKEKVIDIEDFYTGKSKKVNILKQTDFVKDIVIPTPPKGTGSAYLKMAQREAIDYPVAGAAACINVSGGKCKSARIAVTAVGSGPLRLKDAENVLQGNSITDDLIEKAADAAYEKVRPMPHFNVSPWYKRKLIKVLVKRSSKQACANAK